One genomic region from Candidatus Woesearchaeota archaeon encodes:
- a CDS encoding threonylcarbamoyl-AMP synthase: MTLVHKKPFLEHQKKYLALIKKGRAFIYPTDTIYGIGCDATNTRAVKHIRILKQREHKPFSVIAPSKQWILKNCVVNARAKKWLGRLPGKYTFILHLKNKKAVSRSVHLGDYTIGVRIPKHWFASVVAAYGKPIVTTSVNSSGAPFMTSFHDIPSQMQKKVGFILYEGVKKAHPSTLVDFVSDQNGKIVKRKK, encoded by the coding sequence ATGACGCTTGTTCACAAGAAACCATTTCTGGAGCATCAAAAGAAATATCTTGCACTCATCAAGAAAGGGCGCGCATTCATTTATCCGACAGATACTATTTATGGCATTGGCTGTGACGCGACCAACACTCGCGCAGTCAAACATATTCGCATCTTGAAACAGCGGGAACACAAACCTTTTTCTGTTATTGCGCCTTCCAAACAATGGATTTTGAAAAATTGTGTTGTTAACGCTCGAGCGAAGAAGTGGTTGGGCAGATTGCCAGGGAAGTATACATTTATTTTGCATCTTAAAAATAAAAAAGCAGTTTCTCGTTCTGTCCATCTTGGAGATTATACAATTGGTGTACGCATTCCAAAACATTGGTTTGCGTCTGTTGTTGCTGCGTATGGAAAACCAATTGTCACGACGAGCGTGAATAGTAGTGGTGCGCCTTTTATGACTTCTTTTCATGATATTCCTTCGCAGATGCAGAAAAAGGTTGGATTTATTTTATACGAAGGAGTCAAGAAAGCACATCCTTCAACACTTGTTGATTTTGTTTCTGATCAGAATGGGAAAATTGTAAAAAGAAAGAAATAA
- the serS gene encoding serine--tRNA ligase gives MLNIQLIRKNPEVVRADLEKRNDKERAVFLEKVIGLDAAYLESLKQTEALRAKRNEISREVGKIKKAGGDAAALLAEAAKIPLQIETKEVEQQHIKDEVDYYLKRLPNLLHESVPVGADDTKNVVVGEFGKKQTSAFPLKSHVDLLTENNWADLERGAKIAGARQYFLKGDLVLLDMAIQRYAMDFMDKKGFLLLYPPFMMHRDVYEGVTDIADFEHVMYKIQGEDLYLIATSEHPMIGMFQNEIFEPTQLPMKHVGISACFRKEAGAHGKDQKGIFRVHQFNKIEQIVICQPEESWKLHEELLENAKEFFQSLGFHFHIVNICTGDIGTVAAKKYDIEVWYPVQNAYREVVSASNCTDYQARRLGMRVRGKEENYPPHTLNSTCVATSRAIVAILENFQQKDGSVKIPDVLVPYMNGKRVLEKK, from the coding sequence ATGCTCAACATTCAACTAATCCGAAAAAATCCTGAAGTCGTACGGGCAGACCTTGAAAAAAGAAATGACAAAGAAAGAGCAGTCTTCTTAGAAAAAGTAATTGGATTAGACGCAGCCTACTTAGAAAGTCTTAAACAAACAGAAGCGCTGCGAGCAAAGAGAAATGAGATTTCAAGAGAAGTAGGAAAGATCAAGAAAGCAGGAGGAGATGCAGCTGCCCTGTTGGCAGAAGCAGCAAAAATCCCGCTCCAAATCGAGACAAAAGAAGTAGAACAACAACATATCAAAGACGAAGTAGATTATTATCTTAAACGTTTGCCAAATCTCCTACATGAATCTGTTCCCGTCGGCGCAGACGACACAAAGAATGTCGTAGTAGGAGAATTTGGAAAAAAACAAACAAGTGCATTCCCGCTGAAAAGCCATGTAGATTTGCTGACAGAAAACAACTGGGCAGATCTCGAACGAGGAGCGAAAATCGCAGGAGCAAGACAGTACTTCCTCAAAGGAGACCTTGTTCTTTTAGATATGGCAATTCAGCGATATGCAATGGATTTTATGGACAAGAAAGGATTTCTCCTTCTCTATCCTCCATTTATGATGCATCGGGATGTCTATGAAGGAGTAACAGACATTGCGGATTTTGAGCATGTGATGTATAAAATTCAAGGGGAAGATCTCTATCTTATTGCAACGTCAGAGCATCCGATGATTGGCATGTTCCAGAATGAAATCTTTGAACCAACACAATTACCGATGAAGCATGTCGGTATAAGCGCGTGTTTCCGAAAAGAAGCAGGAGCGCATGGAAAAGATCAGAAAGGAATCTTCCGAGTCCATCAGTTTAACAAAATTGAGCAAATAGTGATCTGCCAGCCAGAAGAAAGCTGGAAATTGCATGAAGAACTTCTAGAGAATGCAAAAGAGTTTTTCCAATCATTAGGATTCCATTTCCATATCGTCAACATCTGTACAGGAGATATTGGAACAGTTGCGGCAAAAAAATATGATATTGAAGTATGGTATCCCGTGCAAAATGCATACAGAGAAGTAGTTTCCGCAAGCAACTGCACGGATTATCAGGCACGACGATTAGGCATGCGCGTGCGAGGAAAAGAAGAAAACTACCCTCCACATACATTAAATTCAACCTGCGTCGCGACAAGCAGAGCAATAGTTGCGATTCTAGAAAACTTCCAGCAGAAAGACGGCTCAGTAAAGATTCCTGATGTGCTTGTGCCCTATATGAATGGAAAACGAGTTCTTGAGAAGAAGTAA
- a CDS encoding AAA family ATPase: MGLFDTMLKSGESIFLNELALDFSFQPKLLLHRENEQFTIANSIRPLFSERTGKNIMLHGKPGIGKTLAVLHVFRELEEQHEEILPVYVNCWQNNSTYKIAIALCEAVNYKFYQNKKTHEIFKDLENTFNKNCVAFCFDEVDKLEDFDFLYTLLENVFKKTVILISNYKEWFTGLDERIRSRLRPELVEFKEYNAQEIKDILEQRKGFAFKPGVLQEDAFEVILQHTIQQKDIRAGLHLMRQSAEAAEEVSSRIITATHVTNVLDKGAEGYNKEPLELDEDCRAVLELIKANSGMKIGDLFKKYEDTGGTQSYKTFVRKVQTLGFGGFVSLKRVVGAGGNSTLVYHQNIKRLDEF, translated from the coding sequence ATGGGTTTATTTGATACAATGCTAAAATCAGGAGAGAGTATTTTCCTTAACGAGCTTGCGTTAGACTTTTCATTTCAACCAAAACTTCTCCTCCATCGAGAGAATGAGCAATTTACCATCGCAAACTCAATCAGACCATTATTCAGCGAGCGAACAGGAAAGAACATCATGCTCCATGGCAAGCCAGGAATTGGAAAAACACTCGCAGTGCTCCATGTCTTCAGAGAACTTGAAGAGCAGCATGAAGAAATTCTTCCCGTCTATGTCAACTGCTGGCAAAATAACAGCACCTACAAAATCGCGATCGCCCTCTGCGAAGCAGTGAACTACAAGTTCTATCAAAATAAAAAAACGCATGAAATTTTCAAAGATCTCGAAAACACCTTTAACAAAAACTGTGTCGCGTTTTGTTTTGATGAAGTGGATAAACTAGAAGACTTTGATTTTCTTTACACGCTTTTAGAAAATGTGTTCAAAAAAACAGTAATTCTCATCTCCAATTACAAAGAATGGTTTACAGGATTGGACGAACGGATTCGTTCAAGACTCAGACCAGAATTGGTAGAGTTCAAAGAATATAATGCGCAAGAAATAAAAGACATTCTCGAACAGCGAAAAGGATTTGCGTTCAAACCAGGAGTTCTGCAAGAGGACGCATTTGAAGTCATTTTACAACACACCATTCAGCAAAAAGATATTCGTGCGGGTTTGCACTTGATGCGCCAGAGCGCAGAAGCTGCAGAAGAAGTAAGTTCGCGAATCATTACTGCAACTCATGTCACCAATGTACTGGACAAAGGCGCAGAAGGATATAATAAAGAACCGCTGGAATTAGATGAAGACTGCAGAGCAGTGCTTGAACTCATCAAAGCAAACAGCGGTATGAAAATTGGCGATCTCTTCAAGAAATACGAAGATACAGGAGGAACGCAATCCTACAAAACATTTGTGCGAAAAGTGCAAACACTTGGGTTTGGAGGGTTTGTTTCCTTAAAGAGAGTTGTTGGTGCAGGCGGAAATAGTACATTAGTCTATCATCAGAATATCAAAAGGTTGGATGAATTCTAA
- a CDS encoding KilA-N domain-containing protein, with amino-acid sequence MDKKIHVLGKDITLSLQKEDYISITDIARYKDADRTDYIIQNWLRNRNTIEFLGLWESINNPCFNPIEFDGFRKQAGLNSFILTAKQWIDKTKATGILSKSGRYGGTYAHKDIAFEFASWISVEFKLYLIKEFQRLKEEENERKQLGWDIKRNLAKINYRIHTDAIQKHLVPETISRSEENLIYATEADILNLALFGFTAKEWREKNPALDGNIRDYADVSQLVCLSNLENLNALFIKEGLEKAKRLEKLNTIAIEQMILLTERTVKRLDKPRQ; translated from the coding sequence ATGGATAAAAAAATACATGTGTTGGGTAAGGATATCACTCTTTCTTTACAAAAAGAAGATTATATCTCCATTACAGATATTGCAAGATACAAAGATGCTGATAGAACTGATTATATTATACAAAATTGGCTTAGAAATAGAAATACTATTGAGTTTCTTGGTCTTTGGGAATCCATAAACAATCCTTGTTTTAATCCCATCGAATTCGATGGGTTTAGAAAGCAAGCAGGACTCAATAGCTTTATCCTTACTGCAAAACAATGGATAGACAAAACAAAAGCAACAGGAATACTCTCTAAATCCGGAAGATATGGTGGCACGTATGCGCATAAAGATATTGCCTTTGAGTTTGCATCATGGATTTCTGTTGAATTCAAGCTTTATCTTATTAAAGAATTTCAACGTCTCAAAGAAGAAGAGAACGAAAGAAAACAATTAGGCTGGGACATTAAACGGAATCTTGCAAAAATAAACTATCGAATCCACACCGATGCTATTCAGAAACATCTTGTCCCAGAAACAATCTCTCGAAGCGAAGAAAACCTTATTTACGCGACAGAAGCTGATATACTTAATCTCGCACTTTTTGGTTTTACAGCCAAAGAATGGAGAGAGAAAAATCCTGCTCTTGATGGGAATATTCGAGATTACGCTGACGTCTCTCAACTCGTTTGCTTGTCTAACTTGGAAAACTTGAACGCATTATTCATCAAAGAAGGACTAGAAAAAGCAAAACGCCTGGAAAAATTAAACACAATCGCGATAGAACAAATGATTCTTTTAACAGAAAGAACTGTGAAAAGATTAGATAAACCAAGGCAGTAG
- a CDS encoding Lrp/AsnC family transcriptional regulator produces MTDLNLKDRKILYELEKNARQSDAEIAKHVGLSRDSVRYRINRMCTEGHIHYFMTLLNSMKLGYDWYRTFFKLRNISVAKEEEIIAYLKEKVSWITKVEGIWDINTGIFVKNVYEYRDFIDAFLLKFSFYIEKYDVSIVTRMWIYHKEFLLQKKSGTIKPLLMGFDEHKTYGFKIIDEMDYKILKTILKDARMKSIDIARKIGTTEIVVRYRIKKLIEKGIIIGFKPFLNIHKLGYLYFKLHLTLQNITPEKKRRIFSYIHQHPNTVHTTELVGGADLETEFQVKSNDEFYAHIQELRLKFSDIIRDYQFMQYTQEYKFTYLPEVFASS; encoded by the coding sequence ATGACAGATCTTAATCTCAAAGATAGGAAAATACTTTACGAGTTGGAAAAAAATGCACGGCAATCTGATGCAGAAATAGCGAAACATGTTGGTTTGAGTAGAGATTCTGTCCGCTATCGAATAAACAGGATGTGCACTGAAGGTCATATTCACTATTTTATGACTCTTTTGAATTCAATGAAATTAGGTTATGACTGGTATCGAACATTCTTCAAGCTCCGAAATATATCTGTGGCAAAAGAAGAGGAGATTATAGCATACTTGAAAGAAAAAGTAAGCTGGATAACGAAAGTTGAAGGAATTTGGGATATTAACACAGGTATTTTTGTCAAAAATGTCTATGAGTATAGGGATTTTATCGATGCTTTTCTTCTTAAATTTAGTTTTTATATTGAAAAATATGATGTTTCCATTGTTACAAGAATGTGGATATATCACAAAGAATTCCTCCTTCAGAAAAAAAGCGGCACCATCAAGCCATTACTCATGGGATTTGATGAACATAAAACATATGGATTTAAAATCATTGATGAAATGGATTATAAAATTCTCAAAACTATTCTTAAAGATGCCCGAATGAAGTCTATAGACATAGCCAGAAAAATAGGAACTACAGAAATTGTCGTACGCTATAGGATAAAGAAACTTATAGAAAAAGGAATAATTATTGGCTTTAAACCATTTTTGAACATTCATAAGTTAGGATATCTCTATTTTAAGCTTCATCTCACCTTACAAAATATAACGCCAGAAAAAAAGAGAAGAATCTTCTCTTACATCCATCAGCACCCAAACACTGTCCATACAACAGAACTTGTCGGTGGTGCTGATCTTGAGACAGAATTTCAAGTGAAAAGCAATGATGAATTTTATGCCCATATTCAAGAGTTGAGACTCAAATTTAGTGATATTATTCGAGATTATCAATTTATGCAATATACACAAGAGTATAAATTCACGTATCTTCCGGAAGTATTTGCTTCTTCTTAA
- a CDS encoding radical SAM protein: MVLQTETYTPKRIVHLNAELTRACNLRCNYCFNESGTRMSGELDQSKWQRVIDMSKMYGAESVLFTGGEVTARKDAPDIVRYALASGLRTSILTNGFHLRDHVYKGLIPSLERVQISLDSATPSFHNQKRGVGSWNMAREAIDYVCELDVAVEISATVSEDSLDELSGIADIAYQTNSKVLIRPIQWIGRANARERNDVQEAIEQRKKELEERVGNIFVEDFAKYVPVLGSNHDIIIREQGYITILPDGKIRGVREKNFELERAA; encoded by the coding sequence ATGGTGCTTCAAACAGAAACATATACTCCTAAAAGAATAGTTCATTTAAACGCGGAGTTAACGAGAGCATGTAATCTTCGATGTAATTATTGTTTTAATGAATCAGGAACACGAATGTCTGGGGAGTTAGATCAATCCAAATGGCAACGTGTTATTGATATGAGTAAAATGTATGGTGCAGAAAGTGTTCTTTTTACTGGTGGCGAAGTTACTGCACGAAAAGACGCACCAGATATTGTTCGTTATGCACTTGCATCTGGATTAAGAACAAGTATTCTCACGAATGGGTTTCACCTACGAGATCACGTATACAAAGGACTTATTCCTTCTTTAGAACGAGTTCAGATTAGTCTTGACAGTGCAACTCCTTCTTTTCATAATCAAAAGCGTGGTGTTGGTTCTTGGAATATGGCAAGAGAAGCAATTGATTATGTTTGCGAATTGGATGTTGCTGTTGAAATCAGTGCAACTGTATCAGAAGATTCTCTTGATGAACTTTCTGGCATTGCAGACATTGCATATCAAACAAATTCCAAAGTATTGATACGACCAATCCAATGGATAGGAAGAGCAAACGCAAGAGAAAGAAATGATGTACAAGAAGCAATTGAACAGAGAAAAAAGGAGCTCGAAGAAAGAGTTGGAAATATATTCGTAGAGGACTTCGCAAAATATGTTCCAGTCCTTGGATCTAATCACGATATTATTATAAGAGAACAAGGATACATCACTATTCTTCCTGATGGAAAAATAAGAGGAGTAAGAGAAAAAAATTTTGAATTAGAAAGAGCTGCTTAA
- a CDS encoding SDR family oxidoreductase, with protein sequence MEIKGKVAFVTGSTRGIGRTVGEKLCSLGALVYFNSHNSKDEGIKLQTELEQHGLKALYLHGDVSSEEEVRKIFKIIKKQQGRLDILINNAGIYLPDKSDYESYSAIHKVNGYGYFLCTSLASEMMESGKIINISSIYELDADSNSILASGVKAEVGAYTRAFAKKLKGKIEVNAVAPGYTETPLLRNSLSQTFIDTIITNTPMGRLVRPVEIADAVIFLIRNDGITGQTIVVDGGYTV encoded by the coding sequence ATGGAAATAAAAGGTAAAGTTGCATTCGTTACTGGTTCGACAAGAGGAATTGGTAGAACTGTTGGAGAAAAACTATGTAGCCTTGGCGCTCTTGTCTATTTTAATTCTCATAATTCCAAAGATGAAGGAATTAAGCTCCAAACAGAACTTGAGCAACATGGATTAAAGGCATTATATCTTCATGGCGATGTTTCTTCAGAAGAAGAAGTTAGAAAAATATTTAAGATTATTAAAAAACAACAAGGGAGATTAGATATTCTCATAAACAATGCAGGGATTTATCTTCCAGATAAGTCAGATTATGAAAGTTATTCTGCAATTCACAAAGTCAATGGGTACGGCTATTTTTTATGCACTTCTTTAGCTTCAGAAATGATGGAAAGTGGAAAGATCATAAATATTTCTTCCATTTATGAACTTGATGCAGATTCAAATTCAATTTTAGCAAGTGGAGTCAAAGCAGAGGTTGGAGCATATACGAGAGCATTCGCAAAAAAGCTAAAAGGAAAAATTGAAGTGAATGCTGTAGCACCAGGATACACAGAAACGCCATTATTAAGAAATAGCCTATCTCAAACCTTTATTGATACCATCATCACTAATACACCAATGGGAAGACTTGTTAGACCTGTAGAAATCGCAGATGCGGTTATCTTTTTAATAAGAAATGATGGAATTACAGGACAAACGATCGTAGTAGACGGCGGGTACACAGTATAG
- a CDS encoding V-type ATP synthase subunit D produces the protein MAENIKPTRSELMKLKNRIKLAKSGYNLLKKKRDGLILEFFEILKRAKTVRQELTEEYKKALYTVNIARTIEGDVQVSSLALAVRDAPSITMHSRNIMGVVVPKITTSHKEKGADRGYGTIASSAVIDEASVSFEKVVRKIIEAAEVETGIKKLLTEIEKTKRRVNALEFEIIPRLDVQRKFIQMRLDEMDRENVFRMKRIKK, from the coding sequence ATGGCAGAGAACATTAAACCAACCCGAAGCGAGCTGATGAAGCTTAAGAATCGCATTAAACTCGCGAAATCTGGTTACAATCTTTTGAAGAAAAAAAGAGATGGTCTTATTTTAGAGTTTTTTGAAATCTTGAAGCGCGCGAAAACTGTTCGACAGGAATTGACAGAAGAGTATAAGAAAGCGCTTTACACGGTGAATATTGCGCGAACCATTGAGGGCGATGTTCAAGTGAGTTCTCTCGCGCTTGCTGTTCGTGACGCACCTTCAATCACTATGCATTCTCGCAACATTATGGGTGTTGTTGTTCCGAAAATAACTACTTCGCACAAGGAAAAAGGCGCTGATAGAGGGTATGGAACTATCGCAAGCTCTGCTGTTATTGATGAGGCTTCTGTCTCTTTTGAAAAAGTTGTTCGCAAAATCATTGAAGCCGCTGAAGTTGAAACAGGGATTAAGAAGTTGTTGACTGAAATCGAAAAAACCAAACGTCGTGTTAACGCTTTAGAGTTTGAAATTATTCCACGACTTGATGTGCAGCGAAAGTTCATTCAAATGCGCCTTGATGAAATGGATCGAGAGAATGTGTTTAGGATGAAGAGGATTAAGAAGTAA
- a CDS encoding V-type ATP synthase subunit B, with product MKEYKTINRIAGPLVFVEKTEPVGYGEIVTLRLSDGSLKNGQVLDTSNDLVVVQVFEGTSGIDKQSSVTFLGQSLKVNVSEEMLGRILNGAGKPIDGGPGIIPEKKLDIIGAAINPYSREQPSDFIQTGVSTIDATNTLVRGQKLPIFSGSGLPHSEIALQIARQAKVVGQKENFVVVFAAMGITNEEAQYFMKGFEETGALDRSVVFLNLADDPAVERLVTPRMALTTAEYLAFEKDMHVLVILTDMTNYCESLREIGAAREEVPGRRGYPGYMYTDLATIYERAGMIKGKKGSVTQIPILTMVGDDITHPIPDLTGYITEGQIVLSRELHRKGVYPPVDVLPSLSRLMNLGVGEGKTRDDHKGVSDQLYACYAEGRDLRGLVAIVGEEALSQRDLRLLKFAAAFEDQFVRQRRDEDRSISETLDLGWHLFGAIPSNELTRLSGKLKEKFYKAKKE from the coding sequence ATGAAAGAGTATAAAACAATTAATAGAATTGCGGGACCACTTGTTTTTGTTGAAAAAACAGAACCTGTTGGATATGGAGAGATTGTCACCTTACGCCTCTCTGATGGCTCATTAAAAAATGGTCAAGTCCTTGACACGAGCAATGACCTTGTTGTTGTTCAGGTGTTTGAAGGAACATCTGGCATTGACAAACAATCTAGCGTGACATTTTTAGGACAATCGCTGAAAGTTAATGTTTCAGAGGAAATGCTTGGTCGCATTCTTAACGGCGCAGGAAAACCAATTGATGGTGGTCCTGGCATTATTCCAGAAAAAAAGCTGGACATTATTGGCGCTGCAATCAATCCGTATAGCAGAGAACAGCCAAGCGACTTTATTCAAACAGGAGTTAGCACTATTGACGCAACAAACACGCTTGTTCGTGGACAAAAACTTCCTATCTTTTCAGGAAGTGGATTGCCCCATAGCGAAATCGCATTGCAAATCGCACGTCAGGCAAAGGTTGTCGGACAAAAAGAAAACTTCGTTGTTGTGTTTGCAGCAATGGGTATCACCAATGAAGAAGCACAATACTTCATGAAAGGATTTGAAGAAACTGGCGCTCTCGATAGAAGCGTTGTGTTTTTGAATCTTGCAGACGATCCCGCTGTTGAACGACTTGTTACTCCACGAATGGCATTGACGACTGCAGAATATCTCGCCTTTGAAAAAGACATGCACGTTCTTGTTATCTTAACAGACATGACGAACTACTGCGAGAGCTTGCGAGAAATCGGCGCTGCTCGTGAAGAAGTTCCAGGACGACGAGGATATCCAGGATACATGTACACAGACCTTGCAACGATTTACGAACGCGCAGGCATGATCAAAGGGAAAAAAGGATCTGTCACGCAGATTCCTATCTTGACTATGGTTGGAGATGACATTACACATCCAATTCCAGATTTGACAGGATACATTACAGAAGGACAGATTGTTCTTTCTCGAGAACTCCATCGAAAAGGGGTGTATCCTCCAGTGGACGTTCTCCCGAGTTTATCTCGATTGATGAACCTTGGAGTAGGAGAAGGAAAGACTCGCGATGATCATAAAGGAGTTTCTGATCAGTTGTACGCATGTTACGCAGAAGGACGAGACCTTCGCGGACTTGTCGCAATTGTTGGTGAAGAAGCATTAAGCCAGCGTGATCTTCGTTTGTTGAAATTCGCAGCAGCGTTTGAAGATCAATTTGTCCGACAACGCCGTGATGAAGATCGAAGTATTTCAGAGACACTTGACTTAGGGTGGCACCTCTTTGGCGCTATTCCTTCGAATGAGTTAACACGACTTAGCGGAAAGCTCAAAGAAAAGTTTTACAAAGCAAAAAAAGAATAA